The segment CGACCTGCTTCTCACGACGTCGGTTGGTCTCGTCGATCGCCAGCGCCATGGAGTCCGTGATCCGGTCGGCGTACATGATGACCTGGCCGGAGACGTTGCGCGCGGCTCGACCGATCGTCTGGATCAGGGACCGCCCCGACCGCAGGAAGCCCTCCTTGTCCGCGTCGAGGATGGCCACCAGGCTCACCTCGGGCAGGTCGAGTCCCTCGCGCAGGAGGTTGATCCCCACCAGCACGTCGTACTCCCCCATGCGCAGCTCGCGGAGAAGCTCGACGCGACGCAGCGTGTCGACCTCGCTGTGCAGGTAGCGGGTGCGGATGCCGGCCTCGAGGAGGTAGTCGGTGAGGTCCTCGGACATCTTCTTGGTGAGCGTGGTGACGAGGACGCGCTCGTTCTTCTCGACCCGGTCGCGGATCTGCGCGATGAGGTCATCGATCTGGCCCCGGGTCGGCTTGACGATCACCTCGGGATCCACCAGGCCCGTGGGACGGATGATCTGCTCGACGACCTCGCCGCCGGTCTTCTCCATCTCGTAGGTGCCGGGCGTGGCCGAGAGGTAGACGGTCTGCCCGATGCGCTCCAGGAACTCGCCCCACGTGAGGGGCCGGTTGTCCATGGCACTGGGCAGGCGGAACCCGTGCTCGACGAGCGTGCGCTTGCGCGACATGTCGCCCTCGTACATCGCGCCGATCTGCGGCACGGTCACGTGGGACTCGTCCAGGACCAGGAGGAAGTCCTCGGGGAAGTAGTCGAGCAGGCAGTTCGGCGCCGTACCCGGAGCACGCCCGTCCATGTGGCGCGAGTAGTTCTCGATGCCGGCACACGTACCGACCTGCTGCATCATCTCGATGTCGTAGGTGGTGCGCATGCGCAGCCGCTGCGCCTCCAGCAGGCTGCCCTGGCCCTCGAGCTCGGCCAGCCGCTCGGCCAGCTCGACCTCGATGCTCTCGATCGCCCGCGTCATGACGTCGGGGCCCACGGTGTAGTGCGTCGCGGCCCCGACGTAGAGCTCGGTGTCCTCGCTGAGGACCTCGCCCGTGAGCGGGTGCAGCGTCATGAGCCGCTCGATCTCGTCGCCGAAGAACTCGATCCGGACCGCCATCTCCTGGTAGACGGGGAAGATCTCGAGGGTGTCGCCCTTGACCCGGAACGTGCCGCGCGTGGGTGCGACGTCGTTGCGCACGTACTGCGCCTGGACCAGGGATCGGAGCAGCTCCTCGCGCGGCTTCTCCTCGCCGACCTTGAAGC is part of the Aeromicrobium sp. Leaf245 genome and harbors:
- the uvrB gene encoding excinuclease ABC subunit UvrB, which codes for MRPKSALRRQVAPFSVVSEYEPAGDQPAAIQALQERIESGTQDVVLMGATGTGKTATTAWLTERLQRPVLVMLPNKTLAAQFATELRELLPHNAVEYFVSYYDYYQPEAYVPQTDTYIEKDSSINEEVERLRHSATWSLLTRRDVIVVATVSCIYGLGSAQEYTERMIGFKVGEEKPREELLRSLVQAQYVRNDVAPTRGTFRVKGDTLEIFPVYQEMAVRIEFFGDEIERLMTLHPLTGEVLSEDTELYVGAATHYTVGPDVMTRAIESIEVELAERLAELEGQGSLLEAQRLRMRTTYDIEMMQQVGTCAGIENYSRHMDGRAPGTAPNCLLDYFPEDFLLVLDESHVTVPQIGAMYEGDMSRKRTLVEHGFRLPSAMDNRPLTWGEFLERIGQTVYLSATPGTYEMEKTGGEVVEQIIRPTGLVDPEVIVKPTRGQIDDLIAQIRDRVEKNERVLVTTLTKKMSEDLTDYLLEAGIRTRYLHSEVDTLRRVELLRELRMGEYDVLVGINLLREGLDLPEVSLVAILDADKEGFLRSGRSLIQTIGRAARNVSGQVIMYADRITDSMALAIDETNRRREKQVAYNLERGVDPQPLRKKIGDITDMLAREDADTATLLAATGDHKRRGAPVPLGQHTAGLADLPSADLAALIEQLSEQMHAAAADLQFEVAARLRDEIGELKKELRGMLEAHA